From Candidatus Dormiibacterota bacterium, the proteins below share one genomic window:
- the eutJ gene encoding ethanolamine utilization protein EutJ: MTPALRPSLPVREALRRAAACLSQPVAEYTEPISCGVDLGTATCVLAVVDGTGAPVYVDQLPSRALRDGVIVDFHAAATTVARLRASAEEALGRRIEEAATAYPPGVGAAESRASRFVLEQAGLTCTELVDEVSAANRLLGVDDGVIVDVGGGSTGVGVYSGGHLVKLGDRPGGGHHLDLILAGTLKVTIEEAERLKRENGEEYLRVLRPGIERIATSISILTEGHSASPLHLAGGALMLPGAAEIIASYLERPVLAYEHALLITPLGIAGRRA; this comes from the coding sequence GTGACCCCGGCCCTGCGTCCCAGCCTGCCCGTGCGCGAGGCGCTGCGACGCGCGGCCGCATGTCTGTCCCAGCCGGTGGCCGAGTACACCGAGCCGATCTCCTGCGGCGTCGACCTGGGCACCGCCACCTGCGTCCTCGCCGTCGTCGACGGCACCGGCGCGCCGGTCTACGTCGACCAGCTGCCCTCGCGCGCTCTGCGCGACGGCGTGATCGTCGACTTCCATGCCGCCGCCACCACGGTGGCGCGGCTCAGGGCCTCCGCCGAGGAGGCGCTGGGCCGGCGCATCGAGGAGGCGGCCACCGCCTACCCGCCCGGCGTGGGCGCCGCCGAGAGCCGGGCCAGCCGGTTCGTGCTCGAGCAGGCGGGCCTGACCTGCACCGAGCTCGTCGACGAGGTCTCCGCCGCCAACCGACTGCTCGGCGTCGACGACGGGGTCATCGTGGACGTCGGCGGCGGCTCCACCGGCGTCGGCGTCTACTCCGGCGGCCACCTGGTGAAGCTGGGCGACCGCCCCGGCGGCGGCCACCACCTCGACCTCATCCTCGCCGGCACCCTGAAGGTGACCATCGAGGAGGCGGAACGGCTGAAGCGCGAGAACGGCGAGGAGTACCTGCGCGTGCTCCGTCCCGGGATCGAGCGGATCGCCACCTCGATCTCCATCCTCACCGAGGGCCACTCGGCGTCACCGCTGCACCTCGCCGGCGGCGCGCTGATGCTCCCCGGGGCGGCGGAGATCATCGCCAGCTACCTGGAGCGCCCGGTGCTCGCCTACGAGCACGCGCTCCTCATCACCCCCCTCGGCATCGCCGGACGGAGAGCATGA
- a CDS encoding malate dehydrogenase gives MRVIGVEDVDRAENGVLHIARGDLVTPLARDRARERGVSISISSTLIAGEGESRSRPQSRPPLAAGGPGNGTAPSLAPPPSTLPVSGALYRRGAPAAALGWPVPRANASGNGNGGRSRVTVVGAGHVGAQVAARLADADRFSEVVVVDVADGLAEGIALDLWHSSALRGFDTRVTGSTDLAAGAGSDFVVITAGRARQPGMTRTDLTQMNAAIVGEISANVARHSPGAIVVVVTNPLDEMTELAWRATGFPPQRVMGMAGVLDAARFCALTALGGVARPDRISAVALGSHGEEMVIPLSQATVDGRPLSATVDAPTLEALVARARDSGAEVVRHLKKGSAFFAPAASVARMVLAMAADSREVMPVCVRADGAYGIRDVYLGLPARIGRAGVVEIVELPLTAGELEMLRAAAARIDERARQLA, from the coding sequence ATGAGGGTCATCGGTGTCGAGGACGTGGACCGCGCCGAGAACGGCGTCCTGCACATCGCCCGCGGCGACCTGGTCACCCCGCTCGCTCGCGATCGCGCCAGGGAGCGCGGCGTCAGCATCTCCATCTCCTCCACCCTGATCGCCGGGGAGGGCGAGTCCCGGAGCCGGCCGCAGAGCCGCCCGCCCCTGGCGGCAGGGGGACCGGGCAATGGGACCGCGCCCTCCCTCGCACCCCCGCCCTCGACCCTTCCGGTCTCCGGGGCGCTCTACCGGCGGGGCGCGCCCGCCGCGGCGCTGGGCTGGCCGGTGCCGCGGGCGAACGCCAGCGGCAACGGCAATGGCGGGCGCTCGCGGGTCACCGTGGTCGGCGCCGGGCACGTCGGCGCCCAGGTGGCGGCACGGCTCGCCGACGCCGACCGCTTCTCCGAGGTGGTGGTCGTCGACGTCGCCGACGGCCTCGCCGAGGGCATCGCCCTGGACCTCTGGCACAGCTCGGCGCTGCGCGGCTTCGACACCCGGGTGACCGGCTCGACCGACCTCGCCGCCGGCGCCGGCTCGGACTTCGTGGTGATCACCGCCGGCCGGGCCCGCCAGCCGGGGATGACCCGCACCGACCTCACCCAGATGAATGCGGCCATCGTCGGCGAGATCTCCGCGAACGTCGCCCGGCACTCGCCCGGGGCCATCGTGGTGGTGGTCACCAACCCGCTCGACGAGATGACCGAGCTGGCCTGGCGGGCGACCGGGTTCCCGCCCCAGCGGGTGATGGGCATGGCCGGGGTGCTCGACGCCGCCCGCTTCTGTGCGCTCACCGCGCTTGGCGGGGTGGCCCGGCCCGACCGGATCTCTGCGGTGGCGCTGGGCAGCCACGGCGAGGAGATGGTGATCCCGCTCAGCCAGGCCACCGTGGACGGCCGGCCGCTCAGCGCCACGGTCGACGCCCCCACCCTGGAGGCGCTGGTCGCCCGGGCGCGCGACTCCGGCGCCGAGGTGGTGCGGCATCTCAAGAAGGGCAGCGCCTTCTTCGCCCCCGCGGCGTCGGTGGCGCGGATGGTGCTGGCGATGGCCGCGGACAGCCGCGAGGTGATGCCCGTCTGCGTGCGCGCCGACGGCGCCTACGGCATCCGCGACGTCTATCTCGGCCTCCCCGCCCGCATCGGTCGCGCCGGGGTCGTCGAGATCGTCGAGCTGCCGCTCACCGCCGGCGAGCTGGAGATGCTGCGAGCCGCGGCGGCGCGCATCGACGAGCGCGCCCGACAGCTCGCCTAG
- a CDS encoding AAA family ATPase yields MTTSARHPGRTIFVGRQDELGVLLTRVGEVRAGEPRVVLVQGVAGVGKTALLQRFLAECPDLRVVTASGEEEEHLLPYAVVEQLVRSARVPRPDQRAALGATTVPSRRAVAIGAGLVELLDALQEHGPVCLVVDDAQWADRPSLVAMLFAIRRLQADRVLTLIAVREDRAFTLPAGLLKLADGERGTTLRLRGLSLGDVRELAAALTEDVVPVSLAEQLREHTGANPLHLRALLEEHPLERLRRAGDAPLPAPRSVGAQVLARVALCPPQAQRLVVAAAILGEHGPLLLAQRLAGIDDPLGALEAAMAAGLLETHDAERDHRIAFPDPMTRSAIYNDVGPARRAALHRRAAGLVTRPDAALQHRSAAALGEDEALAADLAAHGRREAARGALAGAASAMLRASDLSPSAPLRERRLLEGVDCLLVGGDVNRAATLIEEVRRCADGPYRRYVLGRLAFRGGRPAEARELLLGAWDGCDRSRERELAGRIAAELALADIRRARGAEAVPWARRALAATEGTETPAPWAHLAYALVQAGDAPRGLAELAFLPEPPPELGAGQVQASYARGLLRLATDDPAGARADLLAVEPGARRWGPFAFVFAGLALLAHAEYRLGAWDDAVERAERAAAIGEDAGQVWMLSWLHGVATAPLAGRGEWDRARAHADAAARHARAVRDDGSVADAALAAARLAAAQDDHEAVVDALLPVVRMPRREGVDEPGAQWPWQELYAEALIRLDRLEEAEAVLAPYEELAGLRRVRGAMGCAARVRGSLEAARRRVERADAAFRAGIELTDPAGAPFDRARLEAAYGRFLRRTGKRGAGLSVLRAARDRFDRLGARPYAECCERELTGAAAGGRHRPTLTPHEVAVVRLVTQGLTNHAVAEQLVVSLNTVEYHLKNIYRKLGVASRTQLVAHLAREEPDLDPAG; encoded by the coding sequence ATGACCACGAGCGCGCGTCACCCCGGGCGCACCATCTTCGTGGGCCGGCAGGACGAGCTGGGGGTGCTCCTCACCCGGGTCGGCGAGGTCCGCGCCGGCGAGCCGCGGGTGGTGCTCGTCCAGGGGGTCGCCGGGGTGGGCAAGACCGCGCTGCTGCAGCGGTTCCTCGCCGAGTGCCCCGACCTCCGGGTGGTCACCGCCAGCGGCGAGGAGGAGGAGCACCTTCTCCCCTACGCGGTCGTCGAGCAGCTGGTGCGGTCGGCGCGGGTGCCCCGGCCCGACCAGCGGGCGGCGCTGGGTGCGACGACCGTCCCCAGCCGCCGTGCGGTGGCCATCGGCGCCGGGCTCGTGGAGCTGCTCGACGCCCTCCAGGAGCACGGCCCGGTGTGCCTGGTCGTCGACGACGCCCAGTGGGCCGACCGCCCCTCGCTGGTCGCGATGCTCTTCGCCATCCGCCGCCTCCAGGCCGACCGGGTGCTCACCCTGATCGCGGTGCGGGAGGACCGGGCCTTCACCCTGCCCGCCGGGCTTCTCAAGCTGGCCGACGGCGAGCGGGGCACCACCCTGCGGCTGCGCGGGCTGTCGCTCGGCGATGTGCGCGAGCTCGCCGCCGCGCTCACCGAGGACGTGGTGCCGGTGTCGCTCGCCGAGCAGCTGCGCGAGCACACCGGCGCCAATCCGCTCCACCTGCGTGCGCTGCTCGAGGAGCACCCGCTGGAGCGGCTGCGCCGGGCCGGCGACGCGCCGCTGCCCGCCCCCCGCTCGGTGGGCGCACAGGTGCTCGCCCGGGTGGCGCTCTGCCCGCCACAGGCGCAGCGGCTGGTGGTCGCCGCCGCCATCCTCGGCGAGCACGGGCCGCTCCTCCTCGCCCAGCGGCTCGCCGGCATCGACGACCCCCTCGGCGCCCTGGAGGCGGCGATGGCGGCGGGCCTGCTGGAGACCCATGACGCCGAGCGCGACCACCGCATCGCCTTCCCCGACCCCATGACCCGCTCGGCGATCTACAACGACGTCGGGCCGGCGCGGAGGGCGGCGCTCCACCGCCGCGCCGCCGGCCTGGTGACCCGGCCCGACGCCGCCCTCCAGCATCGCAGCGCCGCCGCCCTCGGCGAGGACGAGGCGCTCGCCGCCGACCTCGCCGCCCACGGCCGGCGCGAGGCGGCCCGGGGAGCCCTGGCCGGCGCCGCCAGCGCGATGCTGCGCGCCAGCGACCTCAGCCCGAGCGCCCCGCTGCGCGAGCGCCGGCTGCTGGAGGGCGTCGACTGCCTTCTGGTCGGAGGTGACGTCAACCGGGCGGCGACGCTGATCGAGGAGGTGCGGCGGTGCGCCGACGGACCCTACCGGCGCTACGTGCTGGGCCGTCTCGCCTTCCGCGGTGGGCGACCCGCCGAGGCACGCGAGCTCCTGCTCGGGGCCTGGGACGGCTGCGACCGCAGCCGCGAGCGGGAGCTGGCCGGGCGGATCGCCGCCGAGCTCGCGCTCGCGGACATCCGCCGGGCGCGGGGGGCGGAGGCGGTGCCCTGGGCGCGGCGCGCGCTCGCGGCCACCGAGGGCACCGAGACCCCGGCGCCCTGGGCCCACCTCGCCTACGCGCTGGTCCAGGCCGGTGACGCTCCGCGCGGCCTCGCCGAGCTGGCGTTCCTCCCCGAGCCGCCGCCCGAGCTCGGCGCCGGACAGGTCCAGGCGAGCTACGCGCGCGGCCTGCTCCGGCTCGCCACCGACGACCCCGCCGGGGCCCGCGCCGACCTGCTCGCGGTCGAGCCCGGGGCGCGCCGCTGGGGACCGTTCGCCTTCGTCTTCGCGGGCCTCGCCCTGCTCGCCCACGCCGAGTACCGGCTCGGCGCCTGGGACGACGCCGTCGAGCGAGCCGAGCGGGCGGCGGCGATCGGCGAGGACGCCGGCCAGGTCTGGATGCTGAGCTGGCTCCACGGCGTCGCCACCGCGCCGCTCGCCGGACGCGGCGAGTGGGACCGCGCCCGCGCCCACGCGGACGCGGCGGCGCGCCACGCCCGCGCCGTGCGGGACGACGGCAGCGTCGCCGACGCCGCCCTCGCCGCCGCCCGCCTCGCCGCCGCCCAGGACGACCACGAGGCGGTGGTCGACGCGCTCCTGCCGGTGGTGCGCATGCCCCGCCGCGAGGGCGTCGACGAGCCCGGGGCGCAGTGGCCGTGGCAGGAGCTGTACGCCGAGGCGCTGATCCGGCTCGACCGCCTCGAGGAGGCGGAGGCGGTGCTCGCCCCCTACGAGGAGCTCGCCGGGTTGCGCCGGGTGCGCGGGGCGATGGGGTGCGCCGCCCGGGTGCGCGGCAGCCTGGAGGCGGCCCGCAGGCGGGTCGAGCGAGCCGACGCCGCGTTCCGCGCGGGCATCGAGCTCACCGACCCGGCGGGCGCGCCCTTCGACCGGGCCCGGCTCGAGGCCGCATACGGCCGCTTTCTGCGGCGCACCGGCAAGCGCGGCGCCGGGCTGTCGGTGCTGCGGGCGGCCCGCGACCGCTTCGACCGGCTGGGCGCCCGCCCCTACGCCGAGTGCTGCGAACGCGAGCTCACCGGCGCCGCCGCCGGCGGCCGCCATCGGCCGACGCTGACCCCCCATGAGGTCGCGGTGGTGCGGCTGGTGACCCAGGGGCTCACCAACCACGCGGTGGCCGAGCAGCTGGTGGTCAGCCTCAACACCGTCGAGTACCACCTGAAGAACATCTACCGGAAGCTCGGCGTGGCCTCACGCACCCAGCTGGTGGCGCACCTCGCCCGGGAGGAGCCGGACCTCGACCCCGCGGGGTGA
- a CDS encoding helix-turn-helix domain-containing protein codes for MIPPETAVELLRRDLEEEVERAARAREEAAALQEVATEILSVRDGSDVLLSITHTALRLLSADIAGVFLREGDEIVMRSCVGHRRPETASLRMTRGQGLAGRVLQTVAPVQVDDYVRAEAISDDFIPLAQMESVRSALGAPLAVRGEIIGVLEVWRRRRSVFAPHEVRRLVAMANLVTIAIENARLNDAQATGMRRLEIAYTTLEARVEANRRSAAMQRALIQLLLEGAGLPAIARTLATLTGDRVAILSPTLETLATHPRDLDLAGVGTELRRLMRERGGGRPAPVRLRDGGGWLSVQPIQAAAGGFGYVCLLGDETPGDVQEIAIGQAALVTALHHLEQRAADEARAGARDEIVWDLLHGSDEYQRAAARRAERLHIDLRRPHRVLCCRLEDIDLIARQEGLEPARLERTRHQLRGILQRVSAKHGGPDLVSMRGDAMVAVAPCADPAAARALAAEATEQMTAVLPGLTTLWGVSRLHTGPLEYRIAYREATLAMRVAARPGEAGVVAVFDELGVTRLLLGPGDQPDLADYVKEVLGPVLAYDRERGTPLIATLRAYLECDCSLNAAAARLAVHHKTLRYRLNRVQELSALDLRRHEDRFRADLALRVLQVSAPA; via the coding sequence GTGATTCCCCCCGAGACCGCCGTCGAGCTGCTCCGCAGGGACCTGGAGGAGGAGGTCGAGCGGGCGGCGCGCGCCCGCGAGGAGGCGGCGGCGCTCCAGGAGGTGGCCACCGAGATCCTGTCGGTGCGCGACGGCTCCGACGTCCTGCTCTCGATCACCCACACCGCGCTGCGGCTGCTCTCCGCCGATATCGCCGGGGTGTTCCTGCGCGAGGGCGACGAGATCGTGATGCGCAGCTGCGTCGGTCACCGCCGGCCCGAGACCGCGAGCCTGCGGATGACCCGCGGCCAGGGGCTGGCCGGCCGGGTGCTGCAGACGGTGGCGCCGGTGCAGGTCGACGACTACGTGCGCGCCGAGGCGATCAGCGACGACTTCATCCCGCTGGCGCAGATGGAGTCGGTGCGTTCGGCACTCGGCGCCCCGCTCGCCGTCCGCGGGGAGATCATCGGCGTGCTCGAGGTCTGGCGGCGGCGGCGCTCGGTGTTCGCGCCCCACGAGGTGCGCCGCCTGGTGGCGATGGCCAACCTGGTGACCATCGCCATCGAGAACGCGCGGCTCAACGACGCCCAGGCCACCGGCATGCGCCGCCTCGAGATCGCGTACACCACCCTCGAGGCACGGGTCGAGGCCAACCGGCGGTCGGCCGCGATGCAGCGCGCCCTCATCCAGCTGCTCCTCGAGGGCGCCGGCCTGCCCGCGATCGCGCGCACCCTCGCCACCCTCACCGGCGACCGCGTCGCCATCCTCTCCCCCACCCTGGAGACGCTGGCCACCCATCCCCGCGACCTCGACCTCGCAGGGGTGGGCACCGAGCTGCGCCGGCTGATGCGCGAGCGCGGCGGCGGCCGCCCGGCGCCGGTGCGGCTGCGTGACGGCGGCGGCTGGCTCTCGGTGCAGCCGATCCAGGCGGCGGCCGGCGGCTTCGGGTACGTCTGCCTGCTCGGCGACGAGACCCCGGGCGACGTGCAGGAGATCGCGATCGGGCAGGCGGCGCTGGTCACCGCCCTCCACCACCTCGAGCAGCGCGCCGCCGACGAGGCCCGGGCCGGCGCCCGCGACGAGATCGTCTGGGACCTGCTCCACGGCTCCGACGAGTACCAGCGGGCGGCGGCGCGGCGCGCCGAGCGCCTCCACATCGACCTGCGCCGGCCCCACCGGGTGCTCTGCTGCCGGCTCGAGGACATCGACCTCATCGCCCGGCAGGAGGGGCTCGAGCCCGCCCGCCTGGAGCGCACCCGGCACCAGCTGCGCGGCATCCTGCAGCGGGTGTCGGCGAAGCACGGCGGCCCCGACCTGGTCAGCATGCGCGGCGACGCGATGGTGGCGGTGGCCCCCTGCGCCGACCCCGCCGCCGCGCGGGCGCTCGCCGCCGAGGCCACCGAGCAGATGACCGCCGTGCTGCCAGGGCTCACCACCCTGTGGGGGGTCAGCCGCCTCCACACCGGCCCGCTCGAGTACCGCATCGCCTACCGCGAGGCGACCCTCGCGATGCGGGTGGCGGCGCGTCCCGGCGAGGCCGGCGTGGTGGCGGTCTTCGACGAGCTCGGGGTCACCCGCCTGCTGCTCGGTCCCGGCGACCAGCCCGACCTCGCCGACTACGTGAAGGAGGTGCTCGGGCCAGTGCTCGCCTACGACCGCGAGCGCGGCACCCCGCTGATCGCCACCCTGCGCGCGTACCTCGAGTGCGACTGCTCGCTCAACGCCGCCGCGGCCCGCCTGGCGGTGCACCACAAGACCCTGCGCTACCGGCTGAACCGCGTCCAGGAGCTCAGCGCGCTCGACCTCCGCCGTCACGAGGACCGCTTCCGCGCCGACCTCGCGCTGCGGGTCCTGCAGGTGTCCGCACCGGCATGA
- a CDS encoding alcohol dehydrogenase catalytic domain-containing protein, with product MRAVVYAGPERVEVRSVPDPRIEAPEDALVRVTLSAICGTDLHAWHGLDGIPAGTPLGHEFVGEVVAVGTAVQHLAPGDRVVGSDFAACGHCWWCRRGDHWECPQRCMFGMGSVFGPPLGGAQAELLRVPFAQTTLQRLPAGCSDEAAIFAGDTLASGVAAAERGGVVPGDVVAVIGGGAVGQMASLACQSYGAAAVVVTDLIPARRQLIAANGGVPSAPEGARQLVDELTDGRGADVVVEAVGGSGPLETAFDLVRRRGRVVSVGAHFAAHWAMPVARAFADELSLCFAIGDSIRLGPRILPLLTVGAIDPTGVISERVSLDGVPDAYRRLAEHTSVKILIDP from the coding sequence ATGCGAGCGGTCGTGTACGCCGGCCCGGAGCGCGTCGAGGTGCGCAGCGTCCCCGACCCGCGGATCGAGGCGCCCGAGGACGCCCTGGTCCGGGTCACGCTGAGCGCGATCTGCGGCACCGACCTGCACGCCTGGCACGGGCTCGACGGCATCCCCGCCGGCACCCCGCTCGGCCACGAGTTCGTCGGCGAGGTGGTCGCGGTCGGCACCGCGGTGCAGCACCTCGCCCCCGGCGACCGCGTCGTCGGCTCGGACTTCGCCGCCTGCGGCCACTGCTGGTGGTGCCGCCGCGGCGACCACTGGGAGTGCCCGCAGCGGTGCATGTTCGGCATGGGCTCGGTGTTCGGGCCGCCGCTCGGCGGCGCCCAGGCCGAGCTGCTGCGGGTGCCGTTCGCGCAGACCACGCTGCAGCGCCTGCCCGCGGGCTGCAGCGACGAGGCGGCGATCTTCGCCGGCGACACCCTGGCCAGCGGGGTTGCGGCGGCGGAGCGGGGCGGCGTGGTCCCGGGCGACGTGGTCGCGGTGATCGGCGGCGGCGCCGTCGGCCAGATGGCGAGCCTCGCGTGTCAGAGCTACGGTGCCGCCGCGGTGGTGGTGACCGACCTCATCCCGGCGCGGCGCCAGCTGATCGCCGCAAACGGCGGCGTGCCCAGCGCCCCCGAGGGTGCGCGCCAGCTCGTCGACGAGCTCACCGACGGGCGGGGCGCCGACGTGGTGGTCGAGGCGGTGGGTGGAAGCGGCCCGCTGGAGACCGCCTTCGACCTGGTGCGCCGCCGCGGGCGCGTGGTGTCGGTGGGCGCGCACTTCGCCGCGCACTGGGCGATGCCGGTGGCGCGCGCCTTCGCCGACGAGCTGTCGCTGTGCTTCGCGATCGGCGACTCGATCCGCCTCGGACCGCGCATCCTTCCGCTGCTCACCGTGGGGGCGATCGACCCCACCGGGGTGATCTCCGAACGGGTGTCGCTGGACGGCGTCCCCGACGCCTACCGGCGGCTGGCGGAGCACACCTCGGTGAAGATCCTGATCGACCCCTGA